From the Francisella frigiditurris genome, one window contains:
- the bioJ gene encoding alpha/beta hydrolase yields MSYHPALAELFDNPEMRRLKKLDLRIQREEFKKLSLAAMENLKKPNIKEQDLKLENETILRHYQSKKPSNKALLFIHGGGWSLNSIDTYDHICRYLCDQGDFDIFSLEYGLAPEYKYPTAVNQSLYAYDWLYENAKKFSFAKENIFVMGDSAGGNLATIICHERQDNMPKAQILVYPAADMYTQYESIKRFGEHKYHLTSEWCELFLDAYLENKRQLKEPTCSPIFYKNTKQPDTLIIAATHDMLIDGIYAYEKKLKDEDVYVETHYDNEMYHGFISMIGMVPFENPKIALDKAIKFINER; encoded by the coding sequence ATGTCGTATCATCCAGCCCTTGCTGAATTATTTGATAATCCAGAAATGCGTCGTTTAAAAAAGTTAGACTTACGAATTCAAAGAGAAGAATTTAAGAAACTTTCATTAGCAGCTATGGAAAATCTTAAAAAGCCAAATATTAAAGAACAAGATTTAAAATTAGAAAATGAAACAATATTAAGACATTATCAGTCAAAAAAGCCTAGTAATAAAGCTCTACTTTTTATTCACGGAGGTGGTTGGTCATTAAATTCAATAGATACATACGATCACATATGTAGATATTTATGTGACCAAGGTGATTTTGATATATTCTCTTTAGAATACGGATTAGCTCCTGAATATAAATACCCAACAGCCGTAAATCAATCACTTTATGCATATGATTGGCTATATGAAAATGCTAAAAAATTTAGCTTTGCGAAAGAAAATATTTTTGTCATGGGAGATAGTGCTGGTGGTAATCTTGCAACAATCATTTGTCATGAAAGACAAGATAATATGCCAAAAGCCCAAATATTAGTTTACCCTGCAGCTGATATGTATACTCAATATGAAAGCATTAAAAGATTTGGTGAACACAAATATCATTTAACATCAGAATGGTGTGAGCTTTTTTTAGATGCATATTTAGAAAATAAAAGACAGTTAAAAGAGCCAACTTGTTCGCCGATCTTTTACAAAAATACAAAACAACCAGATACTTTAATCATTGCGGCAACACATGATATGTTAATAGATGGCATATATGCTTATGAGAAAAAACTTAAAGACGAAGATGTATATGTAGAGACTCATTATGATAATGAGATGTATCATGGCTTTATAAGTATGATAGGAATGGTTCCTTTTGAAAATCCTAAAATAGCTTTAGATAAAGCTATAAAGTTTATTAATGAAAGATAA
- the folK gene encoding 2-amino-4-hydroxy-6-hydroxymethyldihydropteridine diphosphokinase, whose product MQYIIGIGANIGDTLINIRTAIETIEQSQNIKIFKKSSLYSSDALLKDDAPEDWDIKYLNAAIEIETDLEPLELLDYLKQVEQIIGRNLNAPVWSPRVIDLDILAADDFVLKTHRLTIPHKELLNRSFALLPLLEIKNDWQHLEYLELDLNKHILTLSRLEKLKQRISGTIRMGICNLSSQSFSDGHLTDSQRLENFYQLIDDGAEIIDFGAESTKLEATEVNIDNEFDKLDEFLSLIKQNIRNLKYRPLISIDTRKTEVIRKILEKHHDIIWMINDVECDDIDGKAKLIAKYDKKYVMTHNLGIINRDKYLDKDNAITQVIDFFLTKKQSLIKAGVREENIYFDLGFGFSKKAEVAQLLLNSINEIQKILKLKSLIGHSRKPSILNLPKSSSIEDLDQATKKLTAILEQQSINIVRVHKI is encoded by the coding sequence ATGCAATATATTATTGGTATAGGTGCAAATATAGGTGACACACTTATAAATATTCGTACAGCCATAGAAACCATAGAACAATCTCAAAATATAAAGATATTTAAAAAATCTAGCCTGTATAGTAGTGATGCACTATTAAAAGATGATGCTCCAGAAGATTGGGATATTAAGTATTTAAATGCTGCAATAGAGATAGAAACTGATTTAGAACCCTTAGAGTTATTAGATTATTTAAAGCAAGTTGAGCAAATTATAGGTAGAAATCTAAATGCTCCAGTATGGTCACCAAGAGTTATAGACTTAGATATATTAGCAGCTGATGATTTTGTTTTAAAAACTCATAGGCTTACTATTCCCCATAAAGAACTTTTAAATAGAAGTTTTGCTCTATTACCATTATTAGAAATTAAAAATGATTGGCAACATCTAGAATATTTAGAGCTAGATTTGAATAAGCATATTTTAACATTATCTAGATTAGAAAAATTAAAACAAAGAATATCTGGAACTATAAGAATGGGTATATGCAATCTCTCATCTCAATCATTCTCAGATGGTCACCTTACAGATAGCCAAAGATTAGAAAATTTCTATCAGCTAATTGATGATGGAGCCGAAATTATTGATTTTGGTGCTGAATCTACAAAGTTAGAAGCTACGGAAGTAAATATTGATAATGAGTTTGATAAGTTAGATGAATTTTTAAGCCTTATAAAGCAAAATATTAGAAATCTTAAATATCGCCCTTTAATTAGTATAGATACTAGAAAAACAGAGGTTATTAGAAAAATCCTAGAAAAACATCATGACATTATTTGGATGATTAATGATGTTGAATGTGATGATATTGATGGAAAAGCAAAATTAATTGCTAAATATGATAAAAAGTATGTAATGACTCATAATTTAGGAATTATAAATAGAGATAAATATTTAGATAAAGATAATGCAATTACTCAGGTTATAGATTTCTTTCTAACTAAAAAGCAGAGCTTAATAAAAGCTGGAGTAAGAGAAGAAAATATTTATTTTGATCTTGGATTTGGTTTTAGTAAAAAAGCTGAAGTTGCTCAATTACTCTTAAATAGTATTAATGAAATACAGAAAATCCTTAAGCTTAAAAGTTTGATTGGCCACTCTAGAAAACCTTCTATTTTAAATTTACCTAAAAGCTCTAGTATAGAGGACTTAGATCAAGCAACTAAAAAGCTTACAGCTATACTAGAACAACAATCAATAAATATAGTTAGAGTACATAAAATTTAG
- a CDS encoding dihydroneopterin aldolase, translating into MKKSLLLNGLEIYVSLGCSEEEKAFKQKIELDLELVFPKDFKACDNDNLHDTICYYTLRNKIQEFCDGFRYDLIEYLAQQIYDFIAKSYPNVEVEYLKLIKRPPVSQITTASFVIRK; encoded by the coding sequence ATGAAAAAATCTTTATTATTAAATGGTTTAGAAATATATGTATCACTAGGTTGTTCAGAAGAAGAAAAAGCATTCAAACAAAAAATTGAATTAGATCTTGAGCTAGTTTTTCCAAAAGACTTTAAAGCTTGTGATAATGACAATTTACATGACACTATTTGTTACTATACTCTTCGTAATAAGATTCAGGAATTCTGTGATGGTTTTAGATATGATCTTATAGAATATTTAGCTCAACAAATTTATGATTTTATAGCTAAAAGCTACCCTAATGTAGAAGTTGAATACCTAAAGTTAATAAAGCGCCCTCCTGTTTCACAAATAACCACAGCATCTTTTGTTATTAGGAAGTAA